Proteins from a single region of Anastrepha ludens isolate Willacy chromosome 5, idAnaLude1.1, whole genome shotgun sequence:
- the LOC128863363 gene encoding angiotensin-converting enzyme-related protein-like — protein sequence MANFAFAEAPVGMVATLLTSEGNGGGKGADINTSKLWCIGWRYYVSTILQFQIYRGMCRVSGQYVPGDPRKPLHRCDIYRHPEAGNLLKRIMAKGASQPWQQVLEETLGEGRLDGTALREYFAPLEEWLRLESLRTNEYVGWNYDGDYCKRSIETANLQVTGGFYNGAPRSGATKSTTLLLMGWLVVLMRRRN from the exons ATGGCTAATTTCGCTTTCGCAGAGGCACCGGTGGGCATGGTCGCCACACTACTTACCAGCGAAGGCAATGGTGGGGGCAAAGGTGCAGACATAAATACCAGTAAGTTATGGTGTATTGGCTGGCG ATACTATGTCTCAACTATACTGCAATTCCAAATTTACCGTGGCATGTGTCGCGTTAGCGGCCAGTATGTACCCGGGGACCCTCGGAAGCCACTGCATCGTTGCGATATTTACCGACATCCTGAGGCAGGAAATCTACTGAA ACGCATCATGGCCAAAGGTGCCTCCCAACCTTGGCAGCAAGTGCTTGAGGAAACACTAGGTGAGGGCCGCCTAGACGGCACAGCACTGCGGGAGTACTTCGCTCCATTGGAAGAGTGGTTGCGGCTGGAGTCATTGCGCACAAATGAATACGTGGGCTGGAACTACGACGGGGACTATTGCAAGCGAAGCATCGAAACAGCGAATCTGCAAGTCACAGGTGGCTTCTATAATGGAGCTCCTCGATCAGGTGCTACGAAATCGACAACACTTTTGCTAATGGGATGGCTTGTGGTTTTAATGCGGCGTcgaaactga